From Streptomyces sp. NBC_00370, a single genomic window includes:
- a CDS encoding ABC transporter ATP-binding protein, whose translation MGTSGAEFIELDGIEKVFDVRRKVGRLRREKHQVRAVDGISFRVPRGEMVGYIGPNGAGKSTTIKMLTGILTPSAGRLRVAGIDPSRERTRLAQRIGVVFGQRTTLWWDLPLIDSYRLMHRMYRVPDARFRANLERCVELLDLADLLDVPVRQLSLGQRMRGDIAAALLHDPEVLYLDEPTIGLDVISKAKVREFLRELNAERGTTVLLTTHDLTDIEMLCKRVMVIDHGRLLYDGSLAGLHEVGESERTLVVDLERELPPIEAPGARVVRVDGPRQWLAFPATQSAAPLVARVAAAYPLVDLSVREPDIEAVIAKMYADRSAV comes from the coding sequence ATGGGTACGAGCGGTGCGGAATTCATCGAACTCGACGGGATCGAGAAGGTCTTCGACGTCCGGCGCAAGGTCGGCCGGCTGCGCCGCGAGAAGCACCAGGTGCGGGCGGTCGACGGCATCAGCTTCCGGGTGCCGCGCGGCGAGATGGTCGGCTACATCGGCCCGAACGGGGCCGGCAAGTCGACCACCATCAAGATGCTCACCGGCATTCTGACCCCGAGCGCGGGCCGGCTGCGGGTCGCCGGCATCGATCCGTCCCGGGAGCGTACGAGGCTCGCGCAGCGCATCGGTGTGGTCTTCGGCCAGCGGACGACGCTCTGGTGGGACCTGCCGCTGATCGACTCGTACCGGCTGATGCACCGGATGTACCGCGTCCCGGACGCGCGGTTCCGGGCCAATCTGGAGCGCTGTGTCGAACTGCTCGACCTGGCCGACCTGTTGGACGTACCGGTACGACAGCTCTCCCTGGGCCAGCGGATGCGCGGCGACATCGCGGCGGCCCTGCTGCACGATCCTGAGGTGCTGTACCTGGACGAGCCGACGATCGGGCTCGATGTGATCTCCAAGGCCAAGGTGCGGGAGTTCCTGCGGGAGTTGAACGCCGAGCGCGGCACGACGGTGCTGCTCACGACACACGACCTGACGGACATCGAGATGCTCTGCAAGCGGGTGATGGTCATCGACCACGGCCGGCTGCTGTACGACGGTTCGCTGGCCGGGCTGCACGAAGTCGGTGAGAGCGAGCGGACGTTGGTGGTGGACCTGGAGCGCGAGCTGCCGCCGATCGAGGCGCCGGGGGCCCGGGTCGTACGGGTGGACGGGCCGCGGCAGTGGCTGGCGTTCCCCGCGACGCAGTCGGCGGCGCCGCTCGTGGCGCGGGTGGCGGCCGCGTATCCGCTGGTCGACCTGTCGGTGCGGGAGCCGGACATCGAGGCCGTGATCGCCAAGATGTACGCGGACCGATCGGCTGTGTGA
- a CDS encoding ABC transporter permease, producing the protein MAGTTEWVAGAAGPAGEVWVPRSTRWAALRDGLGAYLLIVRMWLRSTMAYRASFVMTAFGNFAATAFDFVTILLMFNHVDTLGGYSLQEVAFLYGTSTVAFGLTDLTVGSMDRLGSRVRDGTLDTLLLRPVPVLAQMAADRFALRRFGRVLQGALVLGYSLAVLDVDWTPLRVLMVPMMVVCGAVIFGAVFVAGAAFQFWAQDASQVQNAFTYGGTTLLQYPPGLFAKDLVRGVTFLVPLAFVNWLPALYVLDRQDPLGLPEFVAFLPPVVAVVCCALAGVLWRAGLRAYRSTGS; encoded by the coding sequence GTGGCTGGAACGACCGAGTGGGTCGCGGGGGCGGCGGGGCCCGCCGGTGAGGTGTGGGTTCCCCGGTCGACGCGGTGGGCCGCGCTGCGGGACGGCCTCGGCGCCTACCTGCTGATCGTCAGGATGTGGCTGCGGTCGACGATGGCGTACCGCGCGTCGTTCGTGATGACCGCGTTCGGCAACTTCGCCGCGACGGCCTTCGACTTCGTGACGATCCTGCTGATGTTCAACCACGTGGACACGCTGGGCGGTTACTCGCTGCAGGAGGTCGCCTTCCTCTACGGCACGTCGACGGTGGCGTTCGGTCTCACCGACCTGACGGTGGGCTCGATGGACCGGCTCGGGTCGCGGGTGCGGGACGGCACGCTCGACACACTGCTGCTGCGCCCGGTGCCGGTGCTCGCGCAGATGGCGGCCGACCGGTTCGCCCTGCGGCGGTTCGGCCGGGTGCTCCAGGGCGCGCTGGTGCTGGGCTACTCGCTCGCCGTGCTGGACGTCGACTGGACGCCGCTGCGGGTGCTGATGGTGCCGATGATGGTGGTGTGCGGCGCGGTGATCTTCGGTGCGGTGTTCGTCGCCGGCGCGGCCTTCCAGTTCTGGGCGCAGGACGCCTCGCAGGTGCAGAACGCCTTCACGTACGGCGGGACGACGCTGCTCCAGTACCCGCCGGGACTGTTCGCGAAGGACCTGGTGCGCGGGGTGACGTTCCTGGTGCCGCTGGCCTTCGTCAACTGGCTGCCGGCGCTGTATGTGCTCGACAGGCAGGACCCGTTGGGGCTGCCGGAGTTCGTGGCGTTCCTGCCCCCGGTGGTGGCGGTGGTGTGCTGCGCGCTGGCCGGTGTGCTGTGGCGGGCGGGGCTGCGGGCGTACCGCAGCACCGGCAGCTGA
- a CDS encoding ABC transporter permease, translated as MRLYWLVARGGFRRYATYRMATVAGVFTNTVFGFIITYTYIALWHERPRLGGYDLSQAITFVWLGQALLMTCEMMGGGFADELIERIRTGNIAVDLYRPADLQLWWLAGDLGRAAFHLIGRGVAPMVLGSLAFELALPVNPLTWLAFLLSVALGVVVSFAIRYLVALSAFWLLDGAGAAQIAGLAGMFFSGMLLPLTLFPGLLGEVSRALPWASMLQIPADVFLGKSTGWELVRAYAFQAGWAAALLAAGRALQGVATRRVVVQGG; from the coding sequence GTGCGGCTGTACTGGCTGGTGGCCAGGGGCGGGTTCCGCCGCTACGCGACGTACCGGATGGCCACGGTCGCGGGCGTGTTCACGAACACCGTCTTCGGTTTCATCATCACCTACACCTACATCGCGCTGTGGCACGAGCGGCCGCGACTCGGCGGATACGACCTGTCACAGGCGATCACCTTCGTCTGGCTCGGCCAGGCCCTGCTGATGACCTGCGAGATGATGGGCGGCGGCTTCGCCGACGAACTGATCGAGCGGATCCGCACCGGCAACATCGCCGTCGATCTGTACCGGCCCGCCGATCTCCAACTGTGGTGGCTGGCGGGCGATCTGGGCCGAGCCGCGTTCCATCTGATCGGCCGGGGCGTGGCACCGATGGTGCTCGGCTCGCTCGCCTTCGAGCTGGCGCTGCCGGTGAACCCGCTGACCTGGCTGGCGTTCCTGCTGTCCGTGGCCCTCGGTGTGGTGGTGAGCTTCGCGATCCGCTACCTCGTCGCGCTGTCCGCGTTCTGGCTGCTGGACGGGGCCGGCGCGGCGCAGATCGCCGGTCTCGCCGGGATGTTCTTCTCCGGGATGCTGCTGCCGCTGACGCTCTTTCCGGGGCTGCTGGGCGAGGTGTCGCGCGCCCTGCCCTGGGCCTCGATGCTCCAGATCCCCGCCGATGTCTTCCTCGGCAAGAGCACCGGGTGGGAGCTGGTCCGGGCGTACGCGTTCCAGGCGGGGTGGGCGGCGGCGCTGCTGGCGGCCGGGCGCGCGCTGCAAGGAGTCGCGACGAGGAGAGTGGTGGTCCAGGGTGGCTGA
- a CDS encoding transglycosylase domain-containing protein, which translates to MSDEPQQQGWAPRDPTEGGPAPDPSGKAGKKGKRPKRTGWRRLFPTWRMWLGGIVTLAVILVIGFIVGYKTVDIPSANAAATAQSNVYLYEDGTQIARDGEINRENVQLAQIPKHVQRAVLAAEDRDFYNEPAVDPQGMARAAWNTVTGKGTQGGSTITQQYVKNYYLGQEQTVLRKFKEFFISIKLNREQSKAEILQGYLNTSYFGRNAYGIQAAAQAYYGKDVEDISTAQGAYLASLLNAPSEYDVVAHPENKAAALARWNYVLDGMVKEDWLTQADRATLTFPTPGKFKPSTAGLSGQRGYIVQAVKDYLTTNKIIDENTLASGGYRIVTTLERKKQDAFTQAVTDQVTSKLDPKKRKADRNVRVGGASVDPATGKVVAMYGGIDYTKQYVNNATRRDFQVGSTFKPFVFASAVQNRSETQDGARITPNTRYDGTNQRMVQGPDGPTGYAPSNEDDVSYGDITVSKATDKSVNAVYAQMAEDVGPRTVKDTAVALGIPATTPDLSATPSIALGPATASVLDMSEAYATLANHGKHGTYTLVTRISKNGSALKLPEQKTRQAVSRQAADTTTSILRSVVESSGGTGTAAQSAGRPAAGKTGTAEDDKAAWFAGYTPDLATVVAIMGADPETAKQKPLYGALGQERINGGGPPAQIWGQYTADALKGTPASTFHLKLQKGAQATQPPPDNASDEPSDPGQTQSQDPGTGGRTGGDTGDQTQGQTGGGDTGTPTQGQTGSPDGGQTGSPTTGGTDPTGGGTADGGTGDGGTGGDGGGDTGGGGNGGNGSGGDGSGGNANEGPSTGGGTGGLPGLTF; encoded by the coding sequence ATGAGCGACGAGCCACAGCAACAGGGGTGGGCCCCCCGGGACCCCACCGAGGGCGGGCCGGCGCCGGACCCGTCCGGCAAGGCCGGCAAGAAGGGCAAACGGCCGAAGCGCACCGGCTGGCGCCGGCTCTTCCCGACCTGGCGCATGTGGCTCGGCGGGATCGTCACCCTCGCCGTGATCCTCGTCATCGGCTTCATCGTGGGCTACAAGACCGTCGACATCCCGTCGGCCAACGCCGCAGCCACCGCCCAGTCCAACGTCTACCTCTACGAGGACGGCACCCAGATCGCCCGTGACGGCGAGATCAACCGCGAGAACGTCCAGCTCGCGCAGATCCCCAAGCACGTCCAGCGCGCCGTACTCGCCGCCGAGGACCGGGACTTCTACAACGAACCGGCCGTCGACCCGCAGGGCATGGCACGCGCCGCCTGGAACACCGTGACCGGCAAGGGCACCCAGGGCGGCTCCACCATCACGCAGCAGTACGTGAAGAACTACTACCTCGGCCAGGAACAGACCGTCCTGCGGAAGTTCAAGGAATTCTTCATCTCGATCAAGCTCAACCGCGAGCAGTCGAAGGCGGAGATCCTCCAGGGCTATCTGAACACCAGCTACTTCGGCCGCAACGCCTACGGCATCCAGGCGGCGGCCCAGGCGTACTACGGCAAGGACGTCGAGGACATCAGCACAGCGCAGGGCGCGTATCTCGCGTCACTGCTCAACGCGCCCAGCGAGTACGACGTCGTCGCCCACCCGGAGAACAAGGCCGCGGCGCTCGCCCGCTGGAACTACGTGCTCGACGGCATGGTGAAGGAGGACTGGCTCACCCAGGCCGACCGGGCGACGCTGACCTTCCCGACCCCCGGCAAGTTCAAGCCGTCGACGGCCGGACTCTCCGGACAGCGCGGCTACATCGTCCAAGCGGTCAAGGACTACCTCACCACCAACAAGATCATCGACGAGAACACCCTGGCCAGCGGCGGATACCGGATCGTCACCACGCTGGAGCGCAAGAAGCAGGACGCCTTCACCCAGGCCGTCACCGACCAGGTCACCTCGAAACTCGACCCGAAGAAGCGCAAGGCCGACCGCAACGTCCGCGTCGGCGGCGCCTCCGTCGACCCGGCGACCGGCAAGGTCGTCGCCATGTACGGGGGCATCGACTACACCAAGCAGTACGTCAACAACGCCACCCGCCGCGACTTCCAAGTCGGCTCCACCTTCAAGCCGTTCGTCTTCGCCTCGGCCGTGCAGAACCGGTCCGAGACCCAGGACGGCGCCCGCATCACCCCCAACACCCGCTACGACGGCACCAATCAGCGCATGGTGCAGGGCCCGGACGGACCGACCGGCTACGCGCCGTCCAACGAGGACGACGTGTCGTACGGCGACATCACCGTCAGCAAGGCCACCGACAAGTCCGTCAACGCCGTCTACGCGCAGATGGCCGAGGACGTGGGCCCGCGCACGGTCAAGGACACCGCAGTCGCCCTCGGGATCCCGGCGACCACCCCCGACCTGTCGGCCACCCCGTCCATCGCGCTCGGCCCGGCCACGGCGAGCGTCCTCGACATGTCCGAGGCGTACGCGACGCTCGCCAACCACGGCAAGCACGGCACGTACACCCTGGTCACCCGGATCAGCAAGAACGGCAGCGCGCTCAAGCTCCCCGAGCAGAAGACGCGGCAGGCGGTCAGCAGGCAGGCCGCCGACACGACGACGTCGATCCTGCGCAGCGTCGTCGAGAGCTCCGGCGGTACGGGTACGGCGGCGCAGAGCGCCGGGCGGCCCGCCGCCGGCAAGACCGGCACGGCCGAGGACGACAAGGCCGCCTGGTTCGCCGGGTACACCCCGGACCTCGCGACCGTCGTCGCCATCATGGGCGCCGACCCGGAGACCGCCAAGCAGAAGCCGCTGTACGGGGCGCTCGGCCAGGAGCGGATCAACGGCGGCGGCCCGCCCGCCCAGATCTGGGGCCAGTACACGGCCGACGCGCTCAAGGGCACGCCGGCGAGCACGTTCCACCTGAAGCTCCAGAAGGGCGCCCAGGCGACCCAGCCGCCCCCGGACAACGCGTCGGACGAGCCGTCCGACCCCGGCCAGACGCAGTCGCAGGACCCGGGGACCGGAGGCCGGACCGGCGGTGACACCGGCGACCAGACACAGGGCCAGACGGGCGGCGGCGACACCGGAACCCCGACCCAGGGCCAGACAGGAAGCCCCGACGGCGGCCAGACCGGCAGCCCCACCACCGGCGGCACCGACCCGACGGGCGGCGGTACGGCCGACGGCGGTACGGGGGACGGCGGCACCGGAGGCGACGGGGGCGGCGACACCGGCGGCGGGGGCAACGGCGGGAACGGCTCCGGGGGTGACGGGAGCGGCGGCAACGCCAACGAGGGACCGAGCACGGGAGGCGGCACCGGCGGCCTGCCGGGGCTGACCTTCTGA
- a CDS encoding DUF1707 SHOCT-like domain-containing protein, with protein MTDERGETRASDAEREQVAERLREAVAEGRLDMEEFDERLGAAYQARTHGELTPLVRDLPAPGTTTDLARRPGGDAARHEGGDRWAGLVGRGKATSGGAFAFWGGFGRKGGWTVGRKFTAAVFMGGGEIDLREARFEDRVTVIRCFALMGGVGVVVPPDMDVEVTGWGFMGGFGESGSSAEGGISAGSPKVIVTGFALMGGVGVDRKLRQADKRRLKEQRERDRLEKKRSPRKEL; from the coding sequence ATGACCGATGAACGGGGCGAGACGCGCGCTTCTGATGCCGAGCGGGAACAGGTCGCCGAGCGCTTGCGCGAGGCCGTGGCCGAGGGCCGGCTCGACATGGAGGAGTTCGACGAACGCCTCGGTGCGGCCTACCAGGCCCGTACACACGGTGAGTTGACGCCGCTGGTGCGCGACCTGCCCGCCCCGGGGACGACGACGGACCTGGCCCGCAGGCCGGGCGGGGACGCGGCCCGGCACGAGGGCGGCGACCGCTGGGCGGGTCTGGTCGGGCGGGGAAAGGCCACCTCCGGCGGGGCGTTCGCGTTCTGGGGCGGCTTCGGCCGCAAGGGCGGCTGGACCGTGGGCCGCAAGTTCACCGCGGCCGTGTTCATGGGCGGCGGCGAGATCGATCTGCGCGAGGCCCGGTTCGAGGACCGGGTGACCGTGATCCGCTGCTTCGCCCTCATGGGCGGTGTCGGTGTCGTCGTACCGCCGGACATGGACGTCGAGGTCACCGGCTGGGGCTTCATGGGCGGCTTCGGCGAGTCGGGGAGCAGCGCCGAGGGCGGCATCAGCGCCGGTTCGCCGAAGGTGATCGTGACCGGGTTCGCGCTGATGGGCGGGGTCGGGGTGGACCGCAAACTGCGGCAGGCGGACAAGCGGCGGCTCAAGGAGCAGCGGGAGCGGGACCGGCTGGAGAAGAAGAGGTCGCCCCGCAAGGAGTTGTAG
- a CDS encoding DUF445 domain-containing protein, with product MERTNPVEASRDGAPADAGTGEEAAEAPEVPGAPNSAGPGSVGPGSGGSGSGGSGPGSGRSGPGSGGPGPGGRSPLPAFSYTAADEEKRRGVRRMKTTATGLLLLVAVVYVLATWAKNSGVGGWPGYVAAAAEAGMVGALADWFAVTALFRYPLGVRIPHTAIIPNKKDQLGTSLGAFVGENFLSADVVRARLRALGIGGRLGAWLAEPDHADRVTAELSTALRGALTVLRDSDVQAVVGEAITRRANAAEVAPGIGKTLDKVVADGAHHRAVDLICSRAHDWLVMHGDSVMDAVQGGAPGWTPRFVDRKIGDRVYKELLRFLTEMRDMPAHPARGAIDRFLVDFAADLQSDAETKERVERLKSDLLSRPEVQDVIASAWSSVRAMIISAADDDHSELRLRARASLLSLGARLATDSRLQGKLEGWIEDAAAYVVSTYRSEITSLISDTVASWDADDTSKKIEAHIGRDLQFIRINGTVVGALAGLVIYSVTQALGA from the coding sequence ATGGAACGTACGAATCCGGTCGAGGCGTCAAGAGACGGCGCCCCGGCGGACGCGGGCACAGGGGAAGAGGCCGCGGAGGCCCCGGAGGTTCCCGGCGCGCCGAATTCCGCGGGGCCGGGCTCGGTGGGGCCGGGGTCCGGAGGGTCAGGGTCTGGTGGCTCGGGGCCCGGTTCAGGACGGTCGGGGCCCGGTTCAGGAGGGCCGGGGCCCGGGGGGCGGTCGCCGCTGCCGGCGTTCTCGTACACGGCGGCGGACGAGGAGAAGCGCCGCGGTGTGCGCCGGATGAAGACCACCGCCACCGGCCTGTTGCTGCTGGTCGCCGTGGTCTACGTACTCGCGACCTGGGCGAAGAACTCGGGCGTGGGCGGCTGGCCCGGCTACGTCGCTGCGGCGGCCGAGGCGGGCATGGTCGGCGCGCTGGCCGACTGGTTCGCCGTGACGGCGCTCTTCCGCTACCCCTTGGGCGTGCGCATCCCGCATACCGCGATCATCCCGAACAAGAAAGACCAGCTCGGGACGTCGCTCGGCGCGTTCGTCGGGGAGAATTTCCTCTCCGCCGACGTCGTACGGGCCCGGCTGCGCGCCCTCGGCATCGGCGGCAGGCTCGGCGCCTGGCTCGCGGAGCCCGACCACGCCGACCGGGTCACCGCCGAGCTCTCCACGGCGCTGCGCGGCGCCCTGACCGTGCTGCGCGACTCCGACGTCCAGGCGGTCGTCGGCGAGGCGATCACCCGCAGGGCGAACGCGGCCGAGGTCGCGCCCGGCATCGGCAAGACCCTCGACAAGGTCGTGGCGGACGGGGCGCACCACCGCGCCGTCGACCTGATCTGCTCGCGCGCGCACGACTGGCTGGTCATGCACGGCGACTCGGTGATGGACGCGGTGCAGGGCGGCGCGCCCGGCTGGACGCCGCGGTTCGTGGACCGCAAGATCGGCGACCGCGTCTACAAGGAGCTGCTGCGCTTCCTCACCGAGATGCGCGACATGCCCGCCCACCCGGCGCGCGGCGCCATCGACCGCTTCCTGGTGGACTTCGCGGCGGACCTGCAGTCGGACGCCGAGACGAAGGAGCGCGTCGAGCGGCTGAAGTCGGATCTGCTGTCGCGGCCCGAGGTACAGGACGTCATCGCCTCGGCCTGGTCCTCCGTACGCGCCATGATCATCTCGGCGGCGGACGACGACCACAGCGAACTGCGCCTGCGGGCGCGCGCCTCGCTGCTCTCGCTGGGCGCGCGGCTGGCGACGGACAGCAGGCTCCAGGGGAAGCTGGAGGGCTGGATCGAGGACGCCGCCGCGTATGTCGTCTCCACGTACCGCTCGGAGATCACGTCGCTGATCTCGGACACGGTCGCGAGCTGGGACGCGGACGACACGTCGAAGAAGATCGAGGCGCACATCGGTCGTGACCTGCAGTTCATCCGGATCAACGGCACGGTGGTCGGTGCGCTGGCGG
- a CDS encoding SGNH/GDSL hydrolase family protein, producing MTRRHGYALFGSLVGVVTLVCAAIFAGFTFLGPSPLRATDQSKNPGETHNRLSRAAPAASGAWVGSWAAAPAGAEPGLPNGLPGRSIRNVVHTSIGGTGARITFSNRFGSAPLMIGHASVAQQSQRSDPGSRSGGAQALTGTMRRLTFGRHAVVTVAPGRQIVSDPVRLRVPDDSDLLVTLYTPVAGGSVTYHAHAQQTSYLATGDRTEDAGGAAYTRPTTHWRYVTGVDVLNQRARGAVVTFGDSITDGQGSAQGRNHRWPDVLADRLRESRYGVLNEGIGGNQLLNDGLARGAGQSGLARFDSDVLDRAGVRTVVIDLGINDILRGQQRDPSRITAGLRALTRRAHAHGLRVVGSTLTPMGGHIGFDAGQRAVRDQVNAAIRAGGIFDSVVDFDKALRDPYAPDRLAPRYDSGDGLHPNDAGYEAMAHTVDLAQLTGKAAATQL from the coding sequence ATGACCAGAAGACACGGATATGCCCTGTTCGGGTCGCTCGTCGGGGTAGTGACCCTGGTGTGTGCAGCCATATTCGCCGGGTTCACCTTCCTCGGCCCCTCGCCCCTGCGCGCCACCGACCAGTCGAAGAACCCCGGCGAGACCCATAACCGGCTGAGCAGGGCGGCGCCCGCGGCGTCCGGCGCCTGGGTCGGCTCCTGGGCGGCGGCGCCCGCGGGGGCCGAGCCGGGGCTGCCGAACGGGCTCCCCGGCCGCTCCATCCGCAACGTGGTGCACACCAGCATCGGCGGCACCGGCGCCCGGATCACCTTCTCCAACCGTTTCGGCTCCGCGCCCCTCATGATCGGCCACGCCTCCGTGGCGCAGCAGTCGCAGCGGTCCGACCCCGGCAGCCGCAGCGGCGGCGCCCAGGCCCTCACCGGCACCATGCGGCGGCTGACCTTCGGCCGCCACGCGGTCGTGACGGTCGCCCCCGGCCGGCAGATCGTCAGCGACCCGGTGCGGCTGCGCGTCCCTGACGACAGCGACCTGCTGGTGACGCTGTACACACCGGTCGCGGGTGGCTCCGTCACCTACCACGCGCACGCCCAGCAGACCTCGTACCTCGCGACCGGCGACCGTACGGAGGACGCCGGCGGCGCCGCGTACACCCGGCCGACCACCCACTGGCGCTACGTCACCGGCGTCGACGTCCTGAACCAGCGCGCGCGGGGCGCCGTCGTCACCTTCGGCGACTCGATCACCGACGGCCAGGGCTCGGCGCAGGGCCGCAACCACCGCTGGCCCGACGTGCTCGCCGACCGGCTGCGCGAGAGCCGCTACGGCGTGCTCAACGAAGGCATCGGCGGCAACCAGCTGCTGAACGACGGACTCGCCAGGGGCGCGGGCCAGAGCGGCCTCGCCCGCTTCGACAGCGACGTGCTCGACCGGGCCGGCGTCAGGACCGTCGTCATCGACCTCGGCATCAACGACATCCTGCGCGGGCAGCAGCGCGACCCGTCCAGGATCACCGCGGGTCTCCGCGCGCTCACCCGGCGCGCACACGCCCACGGGCTGCGCGTGGTGGGCTCCACGCTGACCCCGATGGGCGGCCACATCGGTTTCGACGCCGGCCAGAGGGCCGTACGGGACCAGGTGAACGCCGCGATCCGGGCGGGCGGGATCTTCGACTCCGTCGTCGACTTCGACAAGGCGCTGCGCGACCCGTACGCCCCCGACCGGCTCGCGCCCCGCTACGACTCGGGCGACGGGCTGCACCCCAACGACGCCGGGTACGAGGCGATGGCGCACACCGTCGACCTGGCGCAGCTCACGGGCAAGGCGGCGGCCACACAGCTCTGA